The following proteins are encoded in a genomic region of Drosophila miranda strain MSH22 chromosome 4, D.miranda_PacBio2.1, whole genome shotgun sequence:
- the LOC108162455 gene encoding piezo-type mechanosensitive ion channel component isoform X20 translates to MAFSYACMVLQRVVVPAVLVLASLMRPVGISFVYLLMFFMSPFVPLATRRNFKGSVNAFFIILLSLSTLVLLGHIALQIVAVSTALPIYNCSFSERLLRHIGFVSFIDLKPLAIIEWLAPEVLVFATSLGSYLTVKRLAVQPVNAEQLENGELIEAQSGDHAQSTQPPCPTDANGGDVQQATATTPLQQQQQQLRKRVSMISQHIHFEGLIKISPLFCLATLFFAAALRPSVPGGFYFLIFLLAGTYWATCQTLQRGFALLLRCVMVVLVLHSLSIVSYQTPWMQGHLNHTSLTARLIGLEPLIESYCSPDIRVLLYNNTLYLDSYLNPFALFFAYFALALTTKHLIKPRLVRQSTRKGRPAQPLDSGSSVAMGGTQRGNEIPLDSLEQRSEQENTTTSILDQISYGFVSVGGFIYQNSYIFTNILMMAWSIVYHSWLTFVLLLWANVLWMIPNQRKAMMRSSPFIVLYAEVLLVAQYIYGMDLNNNELPTKVTTAGINLQQIGFERPIENHMRPCVPLIVKTAFVLMFWVTSRQFFKEKRDRRRDTMADIIAPLQITVGSAGSSYLINDGKKTSKFLKKAGDVIKNLLVRLWIWLLVLVIFLCAITGENMTGFRICYMALFLFFLLVFQSSSKAWVKIMYGFWLFLIFYAMSILILIYTYQFDKFDTYWNDYLNVSKTLQNDIGLKRYQTKDLFLHLVSPTIIVILTVIQVHYFHKRFIASLQQQPAAGAAGAGASAQQKPTETTALEAAPSKRRGSAGSLRRSQGPSGEAAPGGATTDFETSVRDLVRISFRKIKNKSEYIFKNFKDVFWRFLELHIMKAVYIAAFVCSVSEVCVLHIVFVGFCVLGATSRKAIQVIISRVISFIVTIIVLSKMIYQIEYLSHTQYTVFCSDNRTANNAEWVGLTKAEKLEGGLMSLLRTYIIYMVTVTMHAVITLRQLQMRVKIGAVNAPPTKLLFPNIIRADAEKDLVGLVKYLLNYAFYKFGIEISLIALVSTITYRQDIVAVVYALWLVVLLLLRRSQCAKIWGVFQAFFAISILTQYIILVGLPPSSCLVYPWDEGAFGESIQRWTMLPGALHFNHVPKLIFDFIVLVILNRQKSIFCIEQRYASNDDYPGGSNRSVISDIAQLGRTPFDNPTHDFCSYIRNYSDILKNGVLCGFYWFTLAVVFLAGTNIADLLALGYLIGAFVFLWQGSDFYLRPINTIISRWKWLLAFNVANILIKTSFQMAGCLFMTPLTTHCCWLVHMLGITCTSNVLKEQLMLTEETDLILAPGECPKITHQVVLLWDTICFAFIIFQLRIFKSHYFCHIITDTKANNILASRGADIIEGLRQNQIAHRHGHEKQVLLKIKRKMERIRATQQKMLRPLDKQTHFDEHGYPLPAPTVRRRKEIKLHPHATRAGDYYMFEEMDDKFELDLIHDEIDFLEEENMTESEMKMQRRKTLYDKSKDAPGADFPSTSKGISKERDEASTEIPAAPTRDVADLPVIPPPPTSLGREATYKETSESKSKMEVDSGEVTAKDSDEDFDTNPIIRLLEGFLVTLTIRLNRFSRNYRYVNRILAGEKKTLKESSSLNRLGLSSAAAMFHFLKSNLESNESGGEQPASSSTPRRLLAPAIVTPPTATEHTTTSTPLNTNTTTTPLSPQDPPTPPTTSTPVQQNQPQNQPQHSRLSAVDDIIELPVDTVDAAISRKQSINSSPPAKGAGDFNLEEENFAQRDHHIIVEVLISSWYALLANTDLICYIVVFINQVVNASLISLPLPIMVFLWGTLSLPRPTKTFWVTLIAYTQAIVLIKCIFQFKLIWANYHNLPNQPLTAAKIFGVEMKTHYAVYDLMLLLVLFLHRYLLKSQGLWKSGYKDTDQQFAKPTASIDDRDDSDNLSQPDSRQLNDDVAQKLSLQVSQASLPGSPEYSKSGINQLERTKYTSSLHKFFFSLVHKSRLATDVYALMFLCDFINFFVLLFGFTAFGTQQTESDEGVQTYLAENKVPIPFLIMLLVQFLLIVIDRALYLRKALVNKIIFHFFSVIGIHIWMFFVVPAVTERTFNSLAPPIIFYVIKCFYMLLSSYQIKSGYPKRILGNFFTKGFSMVNMIAFKVYMQIPFLYELRTILDWVCIDSTMTIFDWLKMEDIFSNIYLIRCTRQSETDFPAMRAQKKASISKLIMGGTIVLLIVICIWGPLCLFALGNAVGTSNVPFQVSLSIRIGPYDPIYTTNNYDSIFEIDPTMYSQMTNAYIKDKQALTFITGYDATDVAAVKLAGNSPSLWNIAPPDRQRLLNDLRNNHTLKARFSYTLTRKAPAKGLKEIVGDEHAISLDETFEGRAALINMLNETHDLEPTGNDTSTNGTSSFEEVVVLPAMIPKFIKVLNSGDAAVVTVLSPKNEEYRPLVIKMHRDKETNGLWWEIRDFCNDTFYNTTLKEFAYSNCTSGIVMYTFNDKKFPSTFSFLTAGGIIGLYTTFVLLASRFMKSFIGGQNRKIMFEDLPYVDRVLQLCLDIYLVREALEFALEEDLFAKLLFLYRSPETLIKWTRPKEEYVDDDADTDSMSVRRSEQLQQHQQHQQQQ, encoded by the exons ATGGCCTTCAGCTATGCGTGCATGGTGCTGCAGCGCGTCGTCGTTCCGGCTGTGCTGGTTCTGG CTTCGCTGATGCGACCGGTGGGCATATCATTTGTGTACCTTCTAATGTTCTTCATGTCACCGTTTGTGCCCCTCGCCACGCGACGCAACTTCAAGGGATCAGTCAACGCCTTCTTCATCATTCTGCTGTCGCTGAGCACCCTAGTCCTGCTGGGGCACATCGCCCTCCAGATAGTGGCCGTCAGCACAGCGCTGCCCATCTACAACTGCTCCTTCAGCGAGCGCCTGCTTAGGCACATTGGCTTCGTGAGCTTCATCGATCTAAA GCCCCTGGCCATCATTGAGTGGCTAGCCCCGGAGGTCCTGGTGTTTGCCACCTCTCTTGGCTCCTACCTCACCGTGAAGCGACTGGCCGTACAGCCCGTCAACGCTGAGCAGCTGGAGAACGGCGAGCTGATCGAGGCCCAGTCCGGGGACCACGCCCAGTCGACTCAGCCCCCCTGCCCCACAGATGCCAATGGCGGAGATGTGCAGCAGGCCACGGCAACGACGccactgcagcagcaacagcagcagctgcggAAGCGGGTCTCCATGATCAGTCAGCATATCCACTTCGAGGGATTGATCAAGATCT CGCCTCTCTTCTGCCTTGCCACACTGTTCTTTGCGGCCGCGCTGCGTCCCTCGGTGCCGGGTGGATTCTATTTTCTCATCTTCCTGCTGGCCGGCACTTACTGGGCAACCTGCCAGACGCTGCAACG TGGCTTCGCCTTGCTGTTGCGCTGCGTAATGGTCGTCCTTGTGCTCCACTCGCTGTCCATTGTGTCCTACCAGACGCCCTGGATGCAGGGCCACCTCAATCACACCAGCCTGACGGCGCG TCTAATTGGTCTGGAGCCGCTCATTGAATCCTACTGCTCGCCGGATATACGAGTCCTTCTGTACAATAATACCCTGTATCTGGACTCGTATCTGAACCCGTTTGCCCTGTTCTTTGCCTACTTCGCTTTGGCTCTGACCACCAAGCATCTGATCAAGCCCAGG CTGGTGCGTCAGAGTACTCGGAAGGGGCGCCCAGCCCAGCCCCTGGATAGCGGATCTTCGGTGGCAATGGGCGGCACTCAACGCGGCAATGAAATACCGCTGGACTCGCTGGAGCAGCGATCGGAGCAAGAGAACACGACCACCTCGATATTGGATCAGATATCGTATGGCTTTGTCAGTGTGGGTGGCTTCATCTACCAGAACAGCTATATATTCACCAATATTCTAATGATG GCCTGGTCCATAGTATACCACAGTTGGCTGACGTTCGTCCTCCTGCTGTGGGCCAATGTGCTGTGGATGATCCCCAACCAGCGGAAGGCGATGATGCGGTCCAGTCCGTTCATCGTGCTCTACGCGGAGGTGCTGCTGGTGGCCCAGTACATATACGGCATGGACCTGAACAACAACGAGCTTCCCACGAAGGTCACC ACGGCGGGCATCAATCTGCAGCAGATTGGGTTCGAGCGGCCCATCGAGAACCACATGCGTCCATGTGTGCCGCTGATCGTGAAGACAGCCTTCGTCCTGATGTTCTGGGTGACGTCGCGGCAGTTCTTCAAGGAGAAGCGCGACCGGCGAAGGGACACCATGGCGGACATCATTGCTCCGCTGCAGATCACCGTGGGCTCGGCGGGGTCCAGCTACCTCATCAACGACGGCAAGAAGACCTCAAAGTTCCTAAAGAAGGCCGGCGATGTGATCAAAAACCTGCTGGTGCGCCTGTGGATctggctgctggtgctggtgatCTTCCTCTGCGCGATCACCGGAGAGAATATGACAGGCTTCCGCATCTGCTACATGGCCCTGTTCCTGTTCTTCTTGCTGGTCTTTCAGTCCTCGTCCAAGGCCTGGGTGAAGATCATGTACGGCTTCTGGCTGTTCCTCATTTTCTACGCCATGTCCATACTGATTCTGATCTACACATATCAATTCGACAAGTTCGATACGTACTGGAACGACTATCTTAATGTGTCCAAGACGCT ACAAAACGACATTGGCCTGAAGCGCTACCAAACGAAGGATCTTTTCCTGCACCTGGTCTCGCCCACGATCATTGTGATCCTGACTGTGATCCAAGTGCATTACTTCCACAAGCGCTTCATTGCCtcgctgcaacagcagccagcggCTGGTGCTGCCGGAGCTGGCGCCTCTGCACAGCAGAAACCCACCGAGACAACGGCCCTGGAAGCGGCGCCCTCAAAGCGTCGTGGCAGTGCCGGCTCCCTACGGCGCTCCCAGGGTCCCTCAGGCGAGGCGGCGCCCGGCGGCGCCACCACAGACTTTGAGACCTCTGTGCGGGATCTGGTGCGGATTTCCTTCCGCAAGATCAAGAACAAGTCAGAGTACATCTTCAAGAACTTCAAGGACGTCTTCTGGCGCTTCCTGGAGCTGCACATTATGAAGGCCGTCTACATCGCCGCCTTTGTGTGCAGCGTGAGCGAGGTCTGCGTCCTGCACATTGTCTTTGTGGGTTTCTGTGTGCTGGGTGCCACCTCACGGAAGGCCATCCAAGTGATAATCAGCCGCGTGATATCGTTTATTGTCACCATCATCGTCCTGTCTAAGATGATCTATCAGATTGAGTACCTTAGCCACACCCAGTACACCGTCTTCTGC TCCGACAACCGCACGGCCAACAACGCCGAGTGGGTGGGCCTCACGAAGGCTGAGAAGCTGGAGGGTGGTTTGATGAGCCTGCTGCGCACGTACATCATCTACATGGTCACTGTGACCATGCACGCCGTGATCACGTTGCGCCAGCTGCAGATGAGAGTGAAGATTGGAGCCGTGAATGCCCCGCCCACCAAGCTGCTGTTCCCCAATATCATCCGCGCCGATGCTGAGAAGGATCTAGTGGGTTTGGTCAAGTACCTCCTGAACTATGCCTTCTACAAGTTTGGCATCGAGATATCGCTGATTGCCCTGGTCTCCACCATCACGTACCGCCAGGACATTGTGGCCGTGGTCTATGCGCTCTGGCTGGTCGTCCTCTTGCTACTAAGGCGGTCGCAGTGCGCCAAGATCTGGGGAGTTTTCCAGGCCTTCTTTGCCATCTCGATATTGACGCAATATATCATCTTGGTGGGACTGCCGCCAAGCTCATGTCTGG TTTATCCCTGGGACGAGGGCGCCTTTGGGGAGAGCATCCAACGCTGGACGATGCTGCCCGGAGCCCTGCACTTCAACCATGTGCCCAAGCTGATCTTCGACTTCATCGTCCTGGTCATCCTGAACCGTCAGAAGAGCATCTTCTGCATCGAGCAGCGCTATGCCAGCAACGACGACTATCCCGGAGGCAGCAATCGCAGCGTCATCTCGGACATTGCCCAGCTGGGGAGGACGCCCTTCGACAATCCCACCCACGACTTCTGCTCGTACATCCGCAACTACTCGGACATCCTGAAGAACGGGGTGCTGTGCGGCTTCTACTGGTTCACCCTGGCCGTGGTATTCTTGGCCGGGACCAACATTGCTGATCTGCTGGCCCTGGGCTACCTCATTGGGGCGTTCGTCTTCCTCTGGCAGGGCTCCGACTTCTATCTACGGCCCATCAACACCATCATCAGTCGCTGGAAGTGGCTGCTGGCCTTCAACGTGGCTAACATCCTCATCAAGACGAGCTTCCAAATGGCCGGCTGCTTGTTCATGACGCCCCTGACCACTCACTGCTGCTGGCTGGTGCACATGCTAGGCATCACCTGCACGAGCAACGTGCTCAAGGAGCAACTGATGCTGACCGAAGAGACGGACCTTATATTGGCGCCCGGTGAATGCCCCAAGATCACGCATCAGGTGGTCCTGCTGTGGGACACGATCTGCTTTGCCTTCATCATCTTCCAGCTGCGCATCTTTAAGTCTCACTACTTCTGCCACATCATCACGGACACGAAGGCCAACAATATTCTGGCCTCCAG AGGAGCTGATATCATTGAGGGATTGCGGCAGAACCAGATTGCCCATCGCCACGGCCATGAAAAGCAGGTCCTGCTCAAGATCAAGCGGAAGATGGAGCGGATTCGGGCCACGCAGCAGAAGATGCTGCGACCCCTGGACAAGCAGACACATTTTGATG aACATGGTTATCCACTTCCTGCACCAACAGTACGCAGAAGGAAGGAAATCAAATTACATCCACATG CTACCCGGGCTGGTGACTACTACATGTTCGAGGAGATGGATGACAAGTTCGAGCTGGACTTGATACACGACGAGATTGACTTTCTGGAGGAGGAGAACATGACCGAGAGCGAGATGAAGATGCAGCGCCGCAAGACCCTCTATGAT AAATCCAAGGATGCTCCCGGTGCCGACTTTCCCTCCACCAGTAAGGGCATATCCAAAGAGCGGGATGAAGCAAGCACGGAAATTCCGGCGGCTCCCACCCGCGATGTGGCTGATCTGCCAGTAATTCCACCGCCCCCGACCAGCTTGGGACGTGAGGCCACCTACAAGGAGACTTCGGAAAGCAAATCTAAGATGGAAGTCGACAGCGGCGAGGTGACGGCCAAGGACTCGGACGAGGACTTCGACACGAATCCCATCATCAGGCTGCTCGAGGGCTTCTTGGTCACCCTGACCATAAGACTGAACCGCTTCTCCCGCAACTACCGCTACGTCAATCGCATCTTGGCTGGCGAGAAGAAGACTCTGAAG GAATCGAGCTCCCTGAATCGTCTGGGCCTGTCGAGTGCTGCTGCCATGTTCCACTTCCTCAAGTCCAACCTCGAGAG CAATGAGAGTGGTGGCGAGCAGCCCGCCTCATCGTCCACGCCGCGGCGGCTCCTGGCCCCGGCAATCGTTACTCCACCAACTGCAACAGAACACACAACCACAAGCACCCCACTAAACACGAATACAACAACCACACCGCTATCACCACAAGATCCACCGACACCACCAACAACCAGTACACCAGTACAACAGAATCAGCCACAGAATCAGCCTCAGCACAGTCGACTCAGTGCTGTGGACGACATCATCGAACTGCCCGTAGATACCGTTGATGCAGCCATTTCTAG AAAACAATCGATCAATTCATCGCCGCCAGCCAAGGG CGCCGGCGACTTCAACTTGGAGGAGGAGAACTTTGCCCAGCGGGATCATCACATTATAGTGGAGGTGCTGATCTCCTCGTGGTATGCATTGCTTGCCAACACAGATCTGATTTGCTACATAGTGGTGTTCATCAATCAG GTCGTCAATGCCAGTCTCATCTCGTTGCCGCTGCCCATAATGGTCTTTCTCTGGGGCACTCTGTCACTGCCGCGTCCAACGAAAACCTTCTGGGTCACCCTTATTGCCTACACCCAGGCCATCGTTCTGATCAAGTGTATCTTCCAGTTCAAGCTAATCTGGGCGAACTATCACAACCTGCCCAACCAGCCCTTGACGGCCGCCAAGATCTTTGGCGTGGAGATGAAGACCCACTATGCAGTGTACGACTTGATGCTGTTGCTAGTGCTCTTCTTGCACCGCTATCTTCTCAAGTCGCAAGGCCTGTGGAAGTCGGGCTACAAGGACACAGATCAGCAGTTTGCCAAACCCACCGCTAGCAT CGATGACCGAGACGACAGCGACAACCTATCTCAACCCGACTCTCGCCAGCTGAACGATGATGTGGCCCAGAAATTGAGCCTGCAAGTGAGCCAGGCATCGTTGCCGGGCTCCCCCGAGTACAGCAAGTCGGGCATCAATCAGCTAGA ACGAACCAAGTACACCTCCTCGCTGCACAAGTTCTTCTTTAGTCTGGTGCATAAATCCCGATTGGCCACAGACGTGTATGCCCTGATGTTCCTCTGCGATTTTATAAACTTTTTTGTGCTGCTCTTTGGCTTCACAGCATTTGGA ACCCAGCAAACAGAAAGCGATGAAGGCGTGCAAACATATCTGGCGGAGAATAAAGTGCCCATACCTTTCCTGATCATGCTGCTGGTCCAGTTCCTGCTCATCGTTATCGATCGGGCGCTGTATCTGCGCAAGGCCCTGGTGAACAAGATCATTTTCCATTTCTTCTCGGTGATCGGCATACATATCTGGATGTTCTTCGTGGTGCCGGCGGTGACGGAGCGTACCTTCAACTCGCTGGCGCCACCGATCATCTTCTATGTGATCAAGTGCTTTTACATGCTGCTGAGCTCCTATCAAATCAAGTCGGGCTATCCCAAGCGCATTCTCGGCAACTTCTTCACCAAGGGCTTCTCGATGGTCAACATGATCGCCTTTAAGGTATACATGCAGATCCCGTTCCTGTACGAGCTGCGCACCATTCTCGACTGGGTCTGCATCGACAGCACCATGACCATCTTCGACTGGCTCAAGATGGAGGATATCTTCTCTAACATATATCTCATACGATGCACCAGGCAGTCGGAAACCGACTTCCCAGCCATGCGCGCCCAGAAAAAGGCTTCCATCTCGAAGCTGATTATGGGCGGCACTATTGTCCTGCTGATTGTCATATGCATCTGGGGTCCGTTGTGTCTGTTTGCCTTAGGCAATGCTGTGGGCACCTCCAATGTGCCCTTCCAGGTGTCGCTCTCCATCCGCATTGGACCGTACGACCCCATTTATACCACCAACAACTACGATAGCATTTTCGAGATCGATCCCACAATGTACTCGCAAATGACTAATGCTTATATCAAGGATAAACAGGCTCTGACCTTTATCACTGGCTACGATGCCACGGATGTGGCGGCGGTCAAGCTGGCTGGGAACTCGCCCTCCCTTTGGAATATAGCACCGCCAGATAGGCAGCGTTTGCTGAATGATTTGAGAAATA ATCATACGTTAAAGGCCCGCTTCTCCTACACCCTTACACGGAAGGCTCCGGCCAAGGGTCTGAAAGAAATTGTGGGCGATGAGCATGCCATCTCCCTCGACGAGACTTTTGAAGGACGTGCAGCTCTCATCAATATGCTTAACGAAACCCACGACTTAGAGCCAACGGGTAATGACACCAGTACCAATGGAACCTCTAGCTTTGAAGAAGTAGTAGTGCTGCCTGCCATGATACCAAAATTCATCAAGGTGCTCAACTCGGGCGATGCCGCTGTGGTCACTGTGCTGAGTCCCAAGAACGAGGAATACCGTCCTCTGGTCATCAAAATGCATCGAGACAAGGAGACAAACGGTCTGTGGTGGGAAATACGAGACTTCTGCAATGACACCTTCTACAATACCACTCTGAAGGAGTTTGCCTACAGCAACTGCACTTCCGGTATTGTGATGTATACCTTCAACGACAAGAAGTTCCCATCGACATTCAGCTTCCTCACAGCTGGCGG CATAATTGGGCTGTACACCACATTCGTGTTATTGGCCTCGCGCTTCATGAAGTCCTTCATTGGGGGACAAAATCGAAAGATTATGTTCGAGGATCTACCCTATGTAGATAGGGTATTGCAGCTGTGTCTGGATATATACCTG GTACGCGAGGCCTTAGAATTCGCCTTGGAGGAAGATCTGTTTGCCAAATTACTCTTCCTGTACCGTTCGCCCGAGACGCTCATCAAATGGACCCGTCCCAAGGAGGAGTACGTGGACGATGATGCCGACACCGACTCAATGAGCGTGCGGCGTTCagagcagctgcagcagcaccaacaacaccagcagcaacaataa